The DNA region CGAGCGCAAGCGGTACGCGATCACCGACGCCGGGATCACCGACGTACAGCGGTGGCTCGCCACGCCGGAGAAGCCCGAGCCGTACCTCCAGTCGACGCTGTACACGAAGGTCGTCCTCGCGCTGCTCACCCATCGCGACGCCGCCGACGTCCTCGACACCCAGCGTTCGGAGCACCTGCTCAGCATGCGCATCCTCACCGACCGGAAGCGCAAGGGCGACCTCGCCGACCAGCTGATCTGCGACCACGCCCTGTTCCACCTGGAGGCCGACCTGCGCTGGCTGGAGCTCACCGCGGCGCGCCTCGACAAGCTCCGTGAGGCGGTGGCCCGATGACTCCTCCCGCAGGTTCGCTGCTCTCGGCCGAGCAGCTCCGCAAGGCTTACGGCCCGACCCTCGCCCTCGACGGCGCGGAGTTCTCGATCCACCCGGGCGAGGTCGTCGCCGTGATGGGGCCCTCCGGGTCGGGCAAGTCGACACTGCTGCACTGCCTCGCCGGGATCGTCACGCCCGACTCGGGGACGATCATGTACGGCGGGCGGGAGCTGTCCGCCATGAGCGACGCCGAACGCAGTGCGCTCCGGCGCTCCGAGTTCGGTTTCGTGTTCCAGTTCGGGCAGCTGGTGCCGGAGCTGACGTGCGTCGAGAACGTCGCCCTGCCGCTGCGGCTGAACGGCACCTCCCGCAAGGAGGCCGAGCGCGCCGCGCTGA from Streptomyces sp. B1I3 includes:
- a CDS encoding PadR family transcriptional regulator; translated protein: MSIGHTLLGLLESGPRHGYDLKRAFDEKFGHDRQLHYGQVYSTMSRLLKNGLVVVDGIEAGGGPERKRYAITDAGITDVQRWLATPEKPEPYLQSTLYTKVVLALLTHRDAADVLDTQRSEHLLSMRILTDRKRKGDLADQLICDHALFHLEADLRWLELTAARLDKLREAVAR
- a CDS encoding ABC transporter ATP-binding protein, which gives rise to MTPPAGSLLSAEQLRKAYGPTLALDGAEFSIHPGEVVAVMGPSGSGKSTLLHCLAGIVTPDSGTIMYGGRELSAMSDAERSALRRSEFGFVFQFGQLVPELTCVENVALPLRLNGTSRKEAERAALTWMERLEVDDLRKKRPGEVSGGQGQRVAVARSLVTNPRVLFADEPTGALDSLNGERVMELLTDAARSTNAAVVLVTHEARVAAYSDREIVVRDGRSRDMERVV